The following proteins are co-located in the Coffea eugenioides isolate CCC68of unplaced genomic scaffold, Ceug_1.0 ScVebR1_25;HRSCAF=112, whole genome shotgun sequence genome:
- the LOC113756994 gene encoding cytochrome P450 71A3-like codes for MAFILDLTFSSLLPVALLLLTLFIWFYASSKPQQRLPPSPSKFPVVGNLFQLGLYPHRKLQSLSRKYGSLMLVHFGSKPVVVASSADAACEIMRTHDLVFANRPKTSMNDRLLYGSKDIAFSPYGEYWRQVRSICVLQLLSHKRVQSFRNVREEETSLMVEKIRNFSASSPPLSAINLSDLLMTLTNDVICRVALGRKYSDREDGSKSMQIMKEFIELLGTIDIGDFVPWLGWLRHLNDLDDKVDKVVKQLDEFLEGVIKEHKDMKNGKANTDDSIEGKGSDLVDILLEIQGEKSTGFILELDSLKAIILDMFAAGTDTTHTVMEWAMTELLRHPKILEKLQTEVRQVAQGKPEITEDDLDKMDYLKAVIKETLRLHTPIPLLVPRESTQHVKLMGYDIP; via the exons ATGGCGTTTATTCTGGATCTTAcattttcctctcttcttcccGTGGCTTTGCTACTTCTAACCCTTTTTATATGGTTCTATGCTTCTTCTAAACCCCAACAAAGGCTACCACCTTCTCCATCAAAGTTTCCAGTTGTTGGAAATCTTTTCCAACTCGGGTTATATCCTCACCGCAAACTTCAATCATTATCAAGAAAATATGGTTCCCTCATGCTGGTTCATTTTGGTAGCAAGCCCGTGGTTGTTGCCTCTTCAGCTGATGCAGCTTGTGAAATCATGAGAACCCATGATTTAGTCTTTGCTAACAGGCCTAAAACAAGCATGAATGATAGGCTTCTATATGGCAGCAAGGATATCGCATTCTCACCTTACGGTGAGTATTGGAGGCAAGTGAGAAGTATTTGTGTGCTTCAGCTTCTAAGTCATAAGAGGGTTCAATCATTTCGAAATGTAAGAGAGGAAGAGACTTCACTTATGGttgaaaaaattagaaatttttcaGCTTCTTCGCCACCTTTATCAGCCATAAACTTGAGTGATCTTCTTATGACACTCACAAATGATGTGATTTGTAGGGTGGCCTTGGGGAGGAAGTACAGTGATAGGGAAGATGGAAGCAAAAGTATGCAAATCATGAAGGAATTTATTGAGTTGTTAGGTACTATTGATATAGGAGATTTTGTTCCATGGCTTGGATGGTTGAGACATCTTAATGATTTGGATGATAAAGTGGACAAAGTTGTTAAGCAACTTGATGAATTTCTGGAGGGTGTCATTAAGGAGCACAAAGATATGAAAAATGGAAAGGCTAACACTGATGATAGTATAGAGGGAAAAGGCTCAGATTTGGTGGATATCTTGCTTGAAATTCAGGGGGAAAAGTCGACAGGCTTTATACTCGAACTTGACAGTCTCAAAGCAATCATTTTG GACATGTTCGCTGCTGGGACTGATACAACACACACAGTTATGGAATGGGCAATGACCGAACTCTTGAGGCACccaaaaatcttggagaaattgCAGACTGAGGTGAGACAAGTAGCTCAAGGAAAACCAGAAATCACTGAGGATGATCTAGACAAAATGGACTACTTAAAAGCAGTGATCAAGGAGACTTTACGACTTCATACGCCAATCCCACTACTCGTTCCTCGAGAATCAACACAACACGTTAAACTTATGGGGTATGATATACCG